A genomic stretch from Salvelinus alpinus chromosome 38, SLU_Salpinus.1, whole genome shotgun sequence includes:
- the LOC139566197 gene encoding beta-galactoside alpha-2,6-sialyltransferase 2-like isoform X2 encodes MTPRTSTMIPTMKQWRQLVLVVMLAWLLIFLALLSHFLDPRDVDLRSPSSLTHTETRRLASIQGSTSGIRASPLGVSSSSSPANQDPSHSRQGKQEALELSQNGDSVVWKKVSDQEEGVDQEREEKIRRERLRRRRRKGSMSRAEQRGRDGYYLSQSKAVVQQLRRGIASVGMLAPHLQKSMRDYLNLNRHHVAYRGLRKGRQSGREVLCELKEQARLRTLDGTEQPFSGLAWDRLVPTRPLEQLWGQGSKFKSCAVVTSAGAILNSSLGREIDSHEAVLRFNAAPTEGYENDVGNKTTIRIINSQWYRNPDYDLFTPYEERRRLQPTQPFYILHPKFIWQLWDVIQGNTQENIQPNPPSSGFIGIVLMMSLCEEVHVYEYIPSLRQTDLCHYHEHYYDAACTLGAYHPLLFEKQLVQRMNSATQHDLKTKGKVTLSGFSAVNCGP; translated from the exons ATGACTCCCAGGACCTCCACCAtgatcccaaccatgaagcagtgGAGGCAGCTGGTTCTGGTGGTGATGCTGGCCTGGCTCCTCATCTTCCTGGCCCTGCTCTCCCACTTCCTGGACCCCCGGGATGTGGATCTCCGCTCGCCCTCCTCGCTCACCCACACCGAGACCCGCCGTCTGGCCTCCATCCAGGGTAGTACATCGGGCATCAGGGCTTCTCCTCTTGGGGTGTCATCCTCATCTTCCCCCGCCAACCAGGATCCCAGCCACAGCCGACAAGGAAAACAGGAGGCCCTGGAGCTGAGCCAGAATGGTGACTCGGTGGTCTGGAAAAAGGTGAGCGaccaggaggagggggtggatcAGGAAAGGGAAGAGAAGATAAGGAGGGAGAGactgagaaggaggaggaggaaagggagcaTGTCCAGGGCTGAGCAGCGGGGCAGAGACGGCTACTATTTATCCCAGTCCAAGGCAGTGGTCCAGCAGCTGCGAAGGGGCATTGCCTCAGTGGGAATGCTCGCTCCACACCTGCAGAAGTCCATGAGGGACTACCTGAATCTCAACAGGCACCATGTGGCCTACAGGGGGCTGCGCAAGGGTAGGCAGAGCGGGAGGGAGGTACTCTGTGAACTGAAGGAGCAGGCCAGGTTGAGGACACTGGATGGGACAGAGCAACCCTTCTCTGGGCTGGCCTGGGACAGGCTAGTGCCCACACGACCTCTGGAGCAGCTTTGGGGCCAGGGGTCAAAGTTCAAGTCGTGTGCGGTGGTCACCTCGGCCGGGGCTATCCTCAACTCTTCCCTAGGGAGAGAAATTG ATTCCCATGAGGCTGTGCTTCGCTTCAACGCTGCTCCTACAGAGGGCTATGAGAATGACGTGGGCAACAAGACCACCATCCGCATCATCAACTCTCAG TGGTACAGGAACCCAGACTATGACCTGTTCACCCCGTATGAAGAACGCCGGCGGCTCCAGCCCACACAGCCGTTCTACATCCTCCACCCCAAGTTCATCTGGCAGCTGTGGGACGTGATCCAGGGGAACACCCAGGAGAACATCCAGCCTAACCCCCCATCCTCTGGGTTCATAG GCATCGTCCTGATGATGTCGCTGTGTGAGGAGGTCCATGTCTATGAGTACATCCCCTCTCTGCGTCAGACAGACCTGTGCCACTACCACGAGCACTACTACGACGCCGCCTGCACCCTTGGGGCGTACCATCCCCTGCTCTTTGAAAAGCAACTGGTCCAGAGGATGAACAGCGCCACCCAGCACGACCTCAAAACCAAGGGCAAGGTCACGCTCTCGGGGTTCAGCGCGGTCAACTGTGGGCCCTGA
- the LOC139566197 gene encoding beta-galactoside alpha-2,6-sialyltransferase 2-like isoform X1: protein MTPRTSTMIPTMKQWRQLVLVVMLAWLLIFLALLSHFLDPRDVDLRSPSSLTHTETRRLASIQGSTSGIRASPLGVSSSSSPANQDPSHSRQGKQEALELSQNGDSVVWKKVSDQEEGVDQEREEKIRRERLRRRRRKGSMSRAEQRGRDGYYLSQSKAVVQQLRRGIASVGMLAPHLQKSMRDYLNLNRHHVAYRGLRKGRQSGREVLCELKEQARLRTLDGTEQPFSGLAWDRLVPTRPLEQLWGQGSKFKSCAVVTSAGAILNSSLGREIDSHEAVLRFNAAPTEGYENDVGNKTTIRIINSQILARPRHRFTNSSLYKGMTLVAWDPAPYSVDLPRWYRNPDYDLFTPYEERRRLQPTQPFYILHPKFIWQLWDVIQGNTQENIQPNPPSSGFIGIVLMMSLCEEVHVYEYIPSLRQTDLCHYHEHYYDAACTLGAYHPLLFEKQLVQRMNSATQHDLKTKGKVTLSGFSAVNCGP from the exons ATGACTCCCAGGACCTCCACCAtgatcccaaccatgaagcagtgGAGGCAGCTGGTTCTGGTGGTGATGCTGGCCTGGCTCCTCATCTTCCTGGCCCTGCTCTCCCACTTCCTGGACCCCCGGGATGTGGATCTCCGCTCGCCCTCCTCGCTCACCCACACCGAGACCCGCCGTCTGGCCTCCATCCAGGGTAGTACATCGGGCATCAGGGCTTCTCCTCTTGGGGTGTCATCCTCATCTTCCCCCGCCAACCAGGATCCCAGCCACAGCCGACAAGGAAAACAGGAGGCCCTGGAGCTGAGCCAGAATGGTGACTCGGTGGTCTGGAAAAAGGTGAGCGaccaggaggagggggtggatcAGGAAAGGGAAGAGAAGATAAGGAGGGAGAGactgagaaggaggaggaggaaagggagcaTGTCCAGGGCTGAGCAGCGGGGCAGAGACGGCTACTATTTATCCCAGTCCAAGGCAGTGGTCCAGCAGCTGCGAAGGGGCATTGCCTCAGTGGGAATGCTCGCTCCACACCTGCAGAAGTCCATGAGGGACTACCTGAATCTCAACAGGCACCATGTGGCCTACAGGGGGCTGCGCAAGGGTAGGCAGAGCGGGAGGGAGGTACTCTGTGAACTGAAGGAGCAGGCCAGGTTGAGGACACTGGATGGGACAGAGCAACCCTTCTCTGGGCTGGCCTGGGACAGGCTAGTGCCCACACGACCTCTGGAGCAGCTTTGGGGCCAGGGGTCAAAGTTCAAGTCGTGTGCGGTGGTCACCTCGGCCGGGGCTATCCTCAACTCTTCCCTAGGGAGAGAAATTG ATTCCCATGAGGCTGTGCTTCGCTTCAACGCTGCTCCTACAGAGGGCTATGAGAATGACGTGGGCAACAAGACCACCATCCGCATCATCAACTCTCAG ATCCTGGCCCGGCCCAGGCATCGCTTCACCAACAGCTCTTTGTATAAGGGTATGACACTGGTGGCCTGGGATCCTGCACCGTACTCTGTGGACCTGCCCagg TGGTACAGGAACCCAGACTATGACCTGTTCACCCCGTATGAAGAACGCCGGCGGCTCCAGCCCACACAGCCGTTCTACATCCTCCACCCCAAGTTCATCTGGCAGCTGTGGGACGTGATCCAGGGGAACACCCAGGAGAACATCCAGCCTAACCCCCCATCCTCTGGGTTCATAG GCATCGTCCTGATGATGTCGCTGTGTGAGGAGGTCCATGTCTATGAGTACATCCCCTCTCTGCGTCAGACAGACCTGTGCCACTACCACGAGCACTACTACGACGCCGCCTGCACCCTTGGGGCGTACCATCCCCTGCTCTTTGAAAAGCAACTGGTCCAGAGGATGAACAGCGCCACCCAGCACGACCTCAAAACCAAGGGCAAGGTCACGCTCTCGGGGTTCAGCGCGGTCAACTGTGGGCCCTGA